The following coding sequences lie in one Synechococcus sp. PCC 7336 genomic window:
- a CDS encoding glycosyltransferase produces MKQTLQALSNAWRVFETEGLKSFLTRTRLKLRKILKGDRTNAFRAEIARYAKLAPPGPLDFKTVSQPEVSIIIPVHNQSSYTYNCLKSLHQRTTDKIPFEIIVIDDASTDDTTEVLQAIAGIRVLRNTTNLGFIQSCNRGIEEARADWVCFLNNDTQILPGWLEALVQTMRSHSNIGAVGSKLIYADGRLQEAGGIIWQDATGCNYGRLNSPQEPQYNYLRPVDYCSAASLLVRADLLADLGGFSTDFLPAYYEDTDLCFALRDRGYDVLYQPQSQLIHYEGVTCGIDETSGVKQHQTINRDKFQHKWQTALQHHCHSQRDGAVLGARRLCARPIILVIDSYVPAYDRESGSCRLFHILKLLLELGCTPIFLPNNGLPAEPYTSELQQMGIEVLYTTPNQPDLQLQLRDRLPMLDLAWVCRPQLCEKYFDLLRSRPDLPAIYDTIDLHFLRMQRQEDYMKSNDGDLSWQQMKELELGYARAADATVVVTDVEQKLLAELGIDRVRVVPNIHISYAGTLPEFDARSGLLFIGGYNHQPNVDAVVWLCQEIMPLVWAEDPEMTVTLLGSNPPDGVRELGGDRVIVTGYLADVDPYFLQARLFVAPLRFGAGMKGKIGHSLSYGLPVVTTSIGSEGMGLVAGTDAIVCDEPGVFAKEVLSLYGDRDRWTKMSAQSLRTIQRFGPEGLKGSLQSLVSELQSISTPVR; encoded by the coding sequence ATGAAACAAACTCTACAAGCACTCTCGAACGCTTGGAGAGTGTTTGAGACAGAGGGGCTGAAAAGCTTCCTGACTCGCACGCGCCTCAAACTGCGAAAAATCCTAAAGGGCGATCGCACAAACGCCTTTCGCGCCGAGATCGCTCGGTACGCCAAATTAGCTCCCCCCGGTCCTTTAGACTTTAAGACCGTTTCTCAGCCAGAGGTTTCGATTATCATCCCTGTCCACAATCAGTCCTCATACACCTATAACTGCTTAAAATCTCTCCATCAGCGCACCACCGACAAGATTCCATTTGAGATTATCGTAATAGACGATGCCTCAACGGACGATACAACTGAGGTATTGCAGGCGATCGCCGGAATTCGCGTCCTACGCAACACCACCAATCTGGGCTTCATCCAGTCCTGCAATCGCGGCATAGAAGAGGCCCGTGCCGATTGGGTGTGCTTCCTCAATAACGACACTCAAATCTTGCCGGGGTGGCTGGAGGCGTTGGTCCAGACGATGCGATCGCACTCGAATATTGGGGCTGTAGGGTCGAAATTAATCTATGCCGACGGTCGCCTACAGGAGGCCGGTGGCATTATCTGGCAGGATGCAACGGGCTGCAATTACGGCCGTTTAAACAGCCCGCAAGAGCCCCAATACAACTACCTCCGACCAGTGGATTACTGCTCCGCCGCCAGCTTGCTCGTGCGTGCCGATTTACTGGCAGACCTCGGCGGATTTTCGACAGACTTCTTGCCTGCCTATTACGAAGATACGGATTTGTGCTTTGCTCTGCGCGATCGCGGTTATGACGTACTTTATCAGCCCCAATCACAACTGATTCACTACGAGGGAGTCACCTGCGGCATCGATGAAACCAGCGGGGTCAAGCAGCATCAAACGATCAATCGCGACAAATTCCAGCACAAATGGCAAACAGCCCTACAACACCATTGCCACAGTCAGCGGGATGGCGCTGTCTTGGGAGCGCGACGGTTGTGCGCGCGGCCCATCATACTCGTTATCGATTCCTACGTTCCGGCTTACGATCGCGAGTCGGGTTCTTGCCGCCTGTTTCACATCCTCAAGCTGCTGTTGGAACTGGGATGTACTCCCATTTTTTTACCCAATAACGGCTTGCCTGCCGAACCCTACACCTCCGAGTTGCAACAGATGGGGATCGAAGTCCTCTACACTACCCCCAACCAGCCAGATTTGCAGTTGCAACTGCGCGACCGCCTTCCCATGCTCGATCTCGCTTGGGTTTGCCGACCGCAATTGTGCGAGAAATACTTTGACCTGTTGCGATCGCGACCCGACCTCCCCGCGATCTACGACACCATCGACTTGCACTTCCTGCGCATGCAGCGACAGGAGGACTACATGAAGTCCAACGATGGCGATCTGAGTTGGCAGCAGATGAAGGAGCTGGAGTTGGGCTACGCTCGGGCCGCTGATGCCACAGTCGTCGTCACTGATGTGGAGCAGAAGCTTTTAGCTGAACTGGGCATCGATCGCGTGCGTGTCGTGCCCAACATTCATATTTCCTATGCCGGAACACTACCCGAATTTGACGCCCGCAGCGGATTGTTGTTTATCGGCGGCTACAACCACCAACCCAATGTGGATGCCGTTGTCTGGCTGTGTCAGGAGATTATGCCCCTCGTCTGGGCGGAAGATCCCGAGATGACGGTGACCCTCTTGGGTAGCAACCCGCCGGATGGGGTGCGAGAGTTAGGCGGAGATCGCGTGATTGTGACTGGCTATTTAGCGGATGTGGACCCCTACTTTCTCCAAGCAAGGCTATTTGTCGCTCCCCTTCGCTTTGGAGCTGGCATGAAGGGCAAAATTGGCCACAGCTTGTCCTACGGTTTGCCCGTAGTAACCACCTCAATTGGCTCGGAGGGGATGGGATTGGTGGCGGGAACAGATGCGATTGTGTGTGACGAGCCCGGAGTCTTTGCTAAAGAAGTATTGAGTTTGTATGGAGATCGCGATCGCTGGACGAAGATGTCTGCCCAATCCCTGCGAACGATTCAGCGCTTTGGCCCAGAAGGCTTGAAAGGATCGCTGCAGTCTCTTGTGAGTGAACTGCAATCGATCTCCACGCCTGTTCGGTGA
- a CDS encoding trans-aconitate 2-methyltransferase — protein MFRGYKSRVKHQIQQFEDPSKLKKLPPIYHYYTKKFVIPRLKEVFGITNALDFYISHIAEILPKTTSQHIMSIGSGDCNVEIKIAKGLVKSGIKEFVLECHELSPIRLGRAQQLVKEENLQQHFSFHETDFNDFQLNHQYSAFIAHHTLHHIVELESLFEQIVQFLEPNGRFLTIDMIGRNGHMRWPEALEFIEKMWDFLPDKYKFQHQFQKYHEKFVNWNCAHKGFEGIRAQDILKLLVDMFECEKFYAFGNLPDIFIERGYGHNFDVEDKADTAFIDFIEHVNDTLIDCGYLKPTMMFGIFSLIGSEKSEMRVYKDRTPECCIRHVDIQE, from the coding sequence GTGTTTAGAGGCTATAAGTCTAGGGTCAAGCACCAAATTCAGCAGTTTGAAGACCCATCCAAGCTCAAAAAGCTTCCCCCAATATATCATTACTATACTAAGAAGTTTGTCATTCCAAGACTTAAAGAAGTATTTGGCATTACTAATGCTCTAGATTTCTATATAAGCCATATTGCCGAGATTTTACCAAAAACAACTTCCCAACATATTATGAGTATAGGCTCGGGAGATTGCAATGTTGAAATTAAAATTGCAAAAGGCTTGGTCAAGTCAGGCATTAAAGAGTTTGTGCTAGAGTGCCATGAGCTTTCTCCAATTAGATTGGGCCGTGCCCAGCAGTTAGTTAAAGAAGAAAACCTTCAGCAGCACTTTAGCTTTCACGAAACTGATTTCAATGATTTTCAACTGAATCATCAGTATTCAGCCTTTATAGCCCATCATACTTTACACCATATTGTAGAGCTAGAATCTCTTTTTGAACAGATCGTTCAATTTCTAGAGCCGAATGGTCGCTTCTTAACAATTGACATGATTGGACGCAATGGTCATATGAGATGGCCAGAGGCACTTGAATTTATCGAAAAAATGTGGGATTTTCTACCCGATAAATATAAGTTCCAGCATCAGTTTCAGAAATATCATGAGAAATTTGTAAATTGGAATTGCGCACACAAGGGGTTTGAAGGCATCCGGGCTCAAGATATTCTCAAGCTACTTGTGGACATGTTTGAGTGTGAAAAGTTCTACGCATTTGGCAATTTGCCAGATATTTTTATTGAAAGAGGTTACGGCCATAATTTCGATGTAGAAGACAAAGCCGATACAGCATTCATTGACTTTATCGAGCATGTAAACGATACTCTGATTGATTGCGGCTATCTCAAACCGACAATGATGTTTGGTATCTTTTCGTTAATAGGTAGTGAGAAGAGCGAGATGCGAGTCTATAAAGACCGGACTCCTGAATGTTGCATTCGACATGTCGACATTCAGGAATAA
- a CDS encoding ATP-binding protein, with amino-acid sequence MLSILRQPVTRPAYTLSFVSTLYVRPILDLLVLEVPRCWQAEVRLGLQEALVNASMHGNGLDASKRVTVEVFNQAPLYQWTIVDEGPGFNSHCRCQRQLGRDIATTDECGRGVYLLKQIFDRVEWNETGNELQLAKAIHRYSNAPLIS; translated from the coding sequence GTGCTCTCGATTCTGCGACAGCCGGTCACCCGGCCCGCCTACACCCTCAGCTTTGTTTCCACCCTCTATGTCCGACCTATCCTCGACTTGCTAGTACTGGAAGTCCCCCGCTGCTGGCAGGCAGAAGTGCGCTTGGGCCTGCAAGAGGCCCTTGTAAACGCCTCAATGCACGGGAACGGCTTAGATGCATCCAAGCGAGTGACGGTCGAGGTCTTCAACCAAGCCCCCCTCTATCAATGGACAATTGTGGACGAAGGGCCTGGTTTTAATAGCCACTGTCGCTGCCAGCGCCAGCTCGGTCGCGACATTGCCACTACTGACGAATGCGGGCGCGGCGTTTATCTGCTCAAACAAATCTTCGATCGCGTCGAGTGGAACGAAACCGGTAACGAACTGCAACTCGCCAAAGCGATTCATCGCTACAGCAACGCTCCCCTCATCTCTTGA
- a CDS encoding glycosyltransferase family 2 protein: MLQPFPQPEADRESIDIVLATYCPNLDYFAAQIQSLQQQTDTDWLCHIIDDGSGEKPLQAIRDCIAGDDRFVLHPFPDNVGAYRNFERGLGCCRKTATAIAFCDQDDIWLPSKLERMLEVLREREAVLVHCDLEIIDERDRTIHPSGWNYEGRVPEVVTLQLLLLKNVVTGCACLFRADLLPKVLPFPEPTSGDWFHDWWIALVAARMGTIAHVREPLVRYRQHDSNVVGATREVGQLGRELGQWWSNRFRVTGEGYRAYCELVSALGDRFPTHNQKPIQRDFGRHLLGLAWQSWRVGYGVEGTALRLAVLAFLDDFKHLSGRPFPD; encoded by the coding sequence GTGCTGCAACCCTTTCCCCAACCAGAGGCAGATCGCGAATCGATCGATATTGTCTTAGCGACCTATTGCCCGAATCTGGATTATTTCGCAGCTCAAATTCAGTCTCTGCAACAACAGACCGATACCGATTGGCTCTGTCACATCATTGATGATGGATCGGGCGAAAAGCCACTCCAGGCGATTCGAGACTGTATTGCCGGAGACGATCGCTTTGTCCTGCATCCCTTTCCAGACAATGTCGGAGCCTATCGCAATTTTGAACGAGGATTGGGCTGTTGCCGCAAAACTGCAACGGCGATCGCCTTTTGCGATCAAGACGATATTTGGCTGCCATCTAAATTGGAACGGATGCTGGAGGTGCTGCGCGAGCGGGAAGCCGTGCTAGTTCATTGCGACTTGGAAATTATCGACGAGCGCGATCGCACCATCCATCCCTCCGGCTGGAATTATGAGGGTCGGGTTCCCGAGGTTGTAACGCTGCAGTTACTGCTACTCAAGAACGTTGTGACCGGTTGTGCCTGTCTGTTTAGAGCCGATCTCCTGCCGAAGGTGTTGCCCTTTCCCGAACCGACATCTGGGGATTGGTTTCACGATTGGTGGATCGCGTTGGTGGCGGCTCGGATGGGAACGATTGCCCACGTTCGAGAGCCGTTGGTGCGCTATCGCCAACATGACAGCAATGTCGTGGGAGCAACGCGCGAGGTGGGTCAGTTGGGACGGGAGTTGGGCCAGTGGTGGAGCAATCGTTTTCGCGTTACGGGTGAAGGCTATCGGGCCTACTGCGAGTTGGTGAGTGCTTTAGGCGATCGCTTTCCAACCCACAACCAGAAGCCGATACAGCGCGATTTTGGCCGTCACCTACTGGGCCTCGCTTGGCAAAGTTGGCGCGTGGGCTATGGGGTAGAGGGCACTGCATTGCGATTAGCGGTCTTGGCCTTTCTAGACGACTTCAAACACCTCTCTGGCCGTCCGTTCCCTGACTAA
- a CDS encoding SulP family inorganic anion transporter codes for MQREWFANLKGDILAGMVVDLALIPEAIAFSMIAGVPAWFHLRWWRL; via the coding sequence TTGCAGCGAGAATGGTTTGCCAACCTAAAAGGAGACATTCTGGCCGGGATGGTCGTTGACCTAGCGCTGATTCCAGAGGCGATCGCCTTCTCGATGATTGCGGGCGTCCCGGCCTGGTTCCATCTCCGTTGGTGGCGATTGTGA
- a CDS encoding FHA domain-containing protein — MNTRQDTQVQEQLRELTQAAETSEPDRLILSASDESSGGDFDLVSKKFLEYFLNYPVIENLKKADLLSDRDIEKLACEWRRMGGKLDHILLDRMGFKSATVDFFRDSGELAKGRGCKRLGEFLRAAGLVSEEEIKFALQQVRSQNRRLKIGEALVEYGLIKQSTVEYFADEFVDSQSREERLSGHQDALYADDLDVDGKFHQSEFMLVFNRNEVFSSVSLKSRMYSVGRDSKVDILIDDKCVSRRHAYLIRSSQGDIRQSETYEVLDCGRDKKYSKHGVFVNGKKVRHRVLRYGDVIGFGPNIRARFLPREMAEVEMSAL, encoded by the coding sequence ATGAATACCCGTCAAGACACTCAAGTCCAGGAGCAATTGCGCGAACTGACCCAAGCCGCTGAAACATCCGAGCCCGATCGGCTTATTTTATCGGCGAGCGATGAAAGTTCGGGTGGAGATTTCGATCTAGTGAGCAAAAAATTTCTGGAATATTTTCTCAACTACCCAGTGATCGAAAACTTGAAAAAGGCAGATTTGCTGAGCGATCGCGATATTGAAAAACTGGCTTGCGAATGGCGGCGGATGGGAGGGAAGCTAGACCATATTTTGCTCGATCGGATGGGGTTTAAGAGTGCGACGGTTGACTTTTTTCGCGATTCAGGAGAGTTGGCTAAAGGTCGAGGATGTAAGCGATTGGGGGAATTTTTGCGAGCGGCTGGATTGGTGAGTGAGGAAGAAATTAAGTTTGCTCTGCAGCAGGTGCGATCGCAGAATCGCCGACTCAAAATTGGCGAAGCTTTGGTGGAGTATGGCTTGATTAAGCAATCGACGGTTGAGTATTTTGCCGATGAGTTTGTGGATTCTCAGTCTCGCGAGGAGAGGCTCTCGGGCCACCAGGATGCCTTATATGCCGACGATTTAGACGTAGACGGCAAATTCCATCAGTCTGAGTTTATGCTCGTTTTCAATCGCAATGAAGTGTTTTCTAGTGTTAGTCTCAAATCTCGGATGTATTCGGTTGGGCGGGATTCTAAGGTCGATATTTTGATTGATGATAAGTGTGTTTCTCGGCGACATGCCTATTTGATTCGTTCCAGTCAAGGAGATATTCGGCAGTCCGAGACATATGAAGTTTTAGATTGTGGTCGAGACAAAAAGTATAGTAAGCATGGCGTGTTTGTGAACGGGAAAAAGGTCAGGCACCGGGTTTTGCGGTATGGGGATGTGATTGGGTTTGGTCCCAATATTCGGGCTCGGTTTCTGCCGAGAGAGATGGCTGAGGTTGAGATGTCCGCGCTGTAG
- a CDS encoding sulfotransferase: protein MSDYLKDDIFVILCPARSGSTMLVHLLRSHPDIWCNGEIFLHNGKIGALVGNYHQKMLKNPVLRQSLEEDRKDLSKFIYKYAFDSQGRKVAGFKFKHDEFYLSDFVDISQFILRDKDIKIVYLVRENLLKRYLSWYVANYITKITLVADERQRPKVSQVHLDPLECLKDFKKVLDWQESIKQKLDRHRMLEITYEELISKPKDSHQDLCEFLGVSDRRLYTETKKIVQTHVSNVIENYHELKEYFQNTQFASFFE from the coding sequence ATGTCAGATTATTTAAAAGACGATATCTTCGTTATCTTGTGTCCAGCGCGCTCGGGCAGCACAATGTTAGTTCATCTATTGCGCTCACATCCAGATATCTGGTGCAATGGCGAGATCTTTCTACACAATGGGAAAATTGGTGCTCTTGTTGGTAACTATCACCAGAAGATGCTAAAAAATCCAGTTCTTCGCCAGTCTTTGGAAGAAGATAGAAAGGATTTGAGTAAGTTTATCTACAAATATGCATTTGATAGTCAGGGCAGAAAAGTTGCTGGTTTTAAATTTAAACATGATGAGTTTTACTTGTCTGACTTTGTAGATATTAGTCAGTTTATACTTCGAGATAAAGATATAAAGATTGTCTATCTCGTCAGGGAAAATCTTTTGAAAAGATATCTGTCCTGGTATGTAGCAAACTATATAACTAAGATTACGCTTGTGGCCGATGAAAGGCAGCGCCCCAAAGTGAGTCAAGTCCACCTTGACCCGTTGGAATGTCTGAAAGACTTCAAGAAAGTACTTGACTGGCAAGAATCAATCAAGCAAAAGCTGGATAGGCACCGCATGCTTGAGATTACCTATGAAGAACTGATTTCCAAGCCAAAAGATAGCCATCAGGATTTGTGTGAGTTTTTAGGTGTCAGCGATCGCAGACTCTATACTGAAACTAAGAAGATTGTACAAACTCACGTTAGCAATGTAATTGAAAATTACCATGAGCTAAAGGAATATTTCCAAAATACTCAATTTGCTAGTTTTTTCGAATAA
- a CDS encoding glycosyltransferase produces the protein MTISIGHLDRSLPSDSKQVLLVLGMHRSGTSALTGVLKYLGFALPSRLMEPAEDNQTGFWESAELADIHDAAFASAGMQWNTPMSISPDWFQSEAAAAASEQILEVLERDFANCSLFAIKDPRICRLFPLWRSVLHQLDCRVRVIIPVRHPQEVVDSLVTRDRMNARRAQLLWLYHLLDAEKATRDYPRTFVHFHDLLADWRATIAQIEVDLGWRFPERSPEIEAAIDDFLQPQLRHHRVPNIARVSSAETIELVELAYEQLLRAHAGKPLDLAVMDEISRELIRAEQVFAETGAEAGAKYAELTLQVKQLEQLQATLMHQNTELERRFRETERQQEKLSQYNFQLEERLIQLQQSLSWRLTTPLRWMKARVQSSVSRFPVREDLNRSCLFDKTYYSQQYAKKIEALGLSPLQHFIQIGASQQCRPHPLFDIAFYCSCNPDVVASGLNPLWHYLTYGGAEGRKPHPLFDSAYYLRENPNVARAGLNPLEHYLCKGAGQRLNPCEFFDTNFYLQSLENNSAALQNPLLHFIQTGVREGRKLNVDNFQPLDWKVWVVLEQAALRRSLDEEAAALSFPYCDRPEVSILIPVFNKVEYTLQCLKGLMQQITDFPFEVIVADDASSDDSQRLLASVPGLQYRRNPDNLGFLRSCNRAARKARGRYLVLLNNDTVPLPNWLTEIVAPLQTDGSVGLVGSMLLYPDGRLQEAGGSIWQDGSGWNIGRLQEPQACDYQFVREVDYCSGAALALSMDLWQQLDGFDLRYAPAYYEDTDLAFRVRETGLKVIYTPFSQLVHFEGISSGTDLSVGVKRYQAINRSVFAERWKEQLLDRQPPDSPELATYSVGKQRQLLWIDALTPTPDRDSGSVDALNFLTVARQSGWEVSFIPASNLLRNGHYTKDLQRLGIRCLYWPYISSVEAYLQQYGHLFDVVVLSRVSVPGPLLSTVRQHAPQAAIAFNTVDLHFLRQQRQLEIRGEGSENEVKATRASELQMLRESDLTIAISEQEAEILRSLDPSATVSVVPIGRSITGRKAAFEQRRDICFLGGFQHDPNIDAVKYFIEYIWPLIAERLPDCKFLIAGSDIPAEIRHLEGDRIEILGYIPDLADLFERVRLSVAPLRFGAGMKGKVVSSLSHGVPVVASSIAMEGMSIGKYLQTLIADKPAAFADCVASTYTNQEEWEQLSQAALDCSCKQFSLEVVTPKIQQVFKQLFQLRQERVGC, from the coding sequence ATTTTGGGAATCTGCCGAGCTGGCTGATATTCACGATGCTGCCTTCGCTTCTGCTGGAATGCAGTGGAATACGCCGATGTCGATATCGCCCGATTGGTTCCAGTCAGAGGCTGCCGCTGCCGCCTCTGAGCAGATCTTGGAAGTGCTAGAGCGAGATTTTGCCAATTGCTCGCTGTTTGCGATTAAAGACCCCCGTATCTGTCGGCTCTTTCCCCTATGGCGTTCAGTCTTGCATCAGCTCGATTGCCGCGTTCGCGTCATTATTCCAGTGCGCCATCCGCAAGAGGTGGTGGACTCTTTAGTGACTCGCGATCGCATGAATGCTAGGCGGGCACAGCTATTGTGGCTATACCACCTGTTGGATGCAGAGAAAGCAACCCGCGACTATCCCCGCACGTTTGTTCACTTTCACGATTTACTCGCAGATTGGCGGGCAACGATCGCCCAGATAGAGGTCGACCTCGGCTGGCGGTTCCCGGAGCGATCGCCTGAGATAGAGGCAGCGATTGATGATTTTTTACAGCCACAGTTACGACACCATCGAGTTCCTAACATTGCTCGGGTGTCTTCAGCGGAGACTATAGAGTTAGTTGAGTTAGCATATGAACAATTATTGCGCGCTCATGCCGGAAAACCATTAGACTTGGCAGTAATGGATGAAATCTCGCGCGAGTTGATCCGGGCCGAACAAGTTTTCGCAGAGACTGGGGCGGAAGCAGGGGCTAAGTATGCTGAATTAACGTTGCAGGTAAAGCAACTAGAACAGCTGCAGGCAACATTGATGCACCAAAACACAGAATTAGAGAGGCGTTTTAGGGAAACAGAACGGCAGCAGGAAAAATTGAGTCAGTACAACTTTCAACTAGAAGAGCGGTTAATCCAACTGCAACAATCTCTATCCTGGCGTTTAACCACTCCATTGCGATGGATGAAAGCTAGAGTTCAAAGCTCGGTCAGCCGGTTTCCAGTGCGAGAAGACCTCAACCGCAGTTGTCTGTTTGATAAAACCTACTACAGTCAGCAATATGCAAAAAAGATCGAGGCCTTGGGCTTGTCTCCGTTGCAGCATTTCATTCAAATTGGGGCCTCGCAGCAATGTAGGCCCCATCCATTATTCGATATAGCGTTTTATTGCTCTTGCAATCCAGATGTTGTCGCCAGTGGACTCAATCCCCTCTGGCATTACTTAACCTACGGTGGTGCAGAGGGGCGCAAGCCCCACCCACTGTTCGATTCAGCTTATTATTTGCGGGAGAATCCTAATGTGGCCCGAGCGGGGCTAAACCCTCTGGAGCATTACCTTTGCAAGGGGGCCGGGCAACGGCTAAATCCCTGCGAATTTTTCGATACTAATTTTTATCTGCAGAGTTTGGAAAATAATTCTGCTGCTCTGCAGAACCCACTACTGCACTTTATCCAAACGGGAGTCAGGGAAGGCCGCAAGCTTAATGTCGATAACTTTCAACCTCTGGATTGGAAGGTGTGGGTAGTGCTAGAGCAAGCAGCACTGAGAAGATCGCTGGATGAGGAAGCTGCTGCACTGTCTTTTCCCTACTGCGATCGCCCCGAAGTCAGCATTCTCATTCCTGTCTTTAACAAGGTGGAATACACGCTGCAGTGTTTGAAGGGGCTGATGCAACAAATCACAGACTTTCCATTTGAAGTGATTGTGGCAGATGATGCTTCCTCAGACGATAGTCAACGGCTATTGGCGTCAGTGCCGGGATTGCAGTACCGACGCAATCCTGACAATCTGGGCTTTTTGCGATCGTGCAATCGGGCTGCTCGGAAGGCTCGGGGACGGTATCTAGTGCTGCTCAATAACGATACTGTACCCTTACCCAACTGGCTGACAGAGATTGTTGCCCCATTACAGACCGATGGCAGTGTGGGCTTGGTGGGGTCGATGTTGCTCTATCCAGATGGACGCCTACAGGAGGCAGGTGGGTCTATTTGGCAGGACGGTTCGGGCTGGAATATTGGTCGATTGCAGGAGCCCCAGGCTTGCGATTATCAATTTGTGCGAGAGGTGGATTATTGTTCTGGGGCTGCGCTTGCCCTGTCGATGGACCTCTGGCAGCAGTTAGATGGATTTGACCTGCGGTATGCCCCAGCCTATTACGAAGATACCGACTTGGCCTTTCGGGTGCGCGAAACTGGCTTGAAAGTGATTTACACCCCGTTTTCACAATTGGTTCATTTTGAGGGAATTAGCTCGGGCACTGATTTGAGCGTTGGAGTCAAGCGCTATCAAGCCATCAACCGCTCGGTGTTTGCCGAGCGCTGGAAAGAACAACTTCTAGATCGGCAGCCACCCGACAGCCCCGAACTGGCCACTTATTCTGTTGGCAAGCAACGGCAATTATTGTGGATCGATGCCCTAACCCCTACCCCCGATCGCGATTCCGGCTCTGTCGATGCATTAAACTTTTTGACCGTAGCCCGCCAAAGTGGCTGGGAAGTATCATTTATTCCGGCCAGTAATTTGCTCAGGAACGGACACTATACGAAAGATTTACAGCGGTTGGGCATTCGCTGCTTGTATTGGCCCTACATCAGTTCGGTGGAAGCATACTTGCAGCAATACGGCCATTTATTCGATGTAGTTGTTTTGTCTCGCGTCTCGGTGCCAGGGCCACTCCTCTCTACCGTGCGACAACATGCCCCTCAAGCGGCGATCGCCTTCAATACGGTCGATCTTCATTTTCTGCGCCAGCAGCGGCAGTTGGAGATTCGAGGAGAGGGTTCTGAGAACGAGGTGAAAGCGACCCGAGCATCAGAGTTGCAGATGTTACGGGAGAGCGACCTCACTATCGCTATTAGCGAGCAAGAGGCGGAGATTCTGAGATCTCTCGATCCGAGCGCAACTGTTAGCGTGGTTCCAATAGGGCGCTCTATTACCGGGCGCAAAGCAGCATTCGAGCAGCGGCGAGACATTTGCTTTCTCGGCGGTTTCCAGCACGATCCCAACATCGATGCTGTGAAATATTTCATCGAATATATTTGGCCGTTGATAGCTGAGCGCCTACCCGATTGCAAATTCCTCATTGCCGGCTCAGATATTCCAGCCGAAATTCGCCACCTGGAGGGCGATCGTATTGAAATCCTTGGCTACATCCCCGATCTGGCCGATTTGTTTGAGAGGGTGCGCCTATCGGTAGCTCCTCTAAGATTTGGGGCAGGGATGAAGGGTAAAGTTGTATCCAGCCTCAGTCATGGTGTTCCTGTGGTGGCTAGTTCTATTGCAATGGAAGGAATGAGTATAGGAAAATATTTGCAGACACTAATTGCAGATAAACCTGCAGCATTTGCTGACTGTGTAGCCAGTACATACACTAATCAAGAAGAATGGGAGCAACTGTCTCAAGCTGCTTTGGACTGCTCTTGCAAGCAGTTTTCTCTAGAGGTCGTCACACCCAAAATCCAACAAGTTTTTAAACAACTATTTCAACTACGGCAGGAGAGGGTTGGTTGTTAG
- a CDS encoding GIDE domain-containing protein: MGREVYVLGEVEGRAGNLQVKLPSGKHRFIISTKSEEQLQKEADTSSKAFLVGAIACGAIGLVLVIVGVI; the protein is encoded by the coding sequence GTGGGGCGAGAAGTGTATGTGTTAGGGGAGGTGGAAGGTCGAGCGGGAAATTTGCAGGTGAAGTTACCGAGTGGCAAGCATCGCTTTATTATCAGCACCAAAAGTGAAGAGCAATTACAGAAAGAGGCGGATACCTCGTCTAAAGCGTTTTTGGTTGGGGCGATCGCCTGTGGCGCGATCGGCCTTGTTTTAGTGATTGTTGGCGTAATTTAA